The following are encoded together in the Triticum dicoccoides isolate Atlit2015 ecotype Zavitan chromosome 6B, WEW_v2.0, whole genome shotgun sequence genome:
- the LOC119324254 gene encoding E3 ubiquitin-protein ligase ATL23-like — MAQVWAVFLAVGSLAIGMLGVLGVWLCYLFQAVALGPPPAPPPETPETVDDDNDDKNGLSEAELRQLGGVVQPEPADGEEEEEALCPICLDAMEPGRAVRVLPGCNRAFHQDCVDRWLAISPRCPVCNIWATPQSPRASPTAAKTAPGPGC; from the coding sequence ATGGCGCAGGTCTGGGCGGTGTTCCTGGCCGTGGGGTCGCTCGCCATCGGCATGCTCGGGGTGCTCGGCGTCTGGCTCTGCTACCTGTTCCAGGCTGTGGCGCTGGGCCCGCCTCCCGCCCCGCCGCCCGAGACGCCGGAGACggtcgacgacgacaacgacgacaagAACGGGCTATCAGAGGCGGAGCTGAGGCAGCTGGGCGGGGTCGTCCAGCCGGAGCCAGcggacggcgaggaggaggaggaggcgctctGCCCTATCTGCCTCGACGCCATGGAGCCCGGCCGCGCCGTGCGCGTCCTCCCCGGCTGCAACCGGGCCTTCCACCAGGACTGCGTCGACCGGTGGCTGGCCATCTCGCCGCGCTGCCCCGTGTGCAACATCTGGGCCACGCCGCAGTCGCCGCGGGCCTCGCCGACGGCGGCCAAGACTGCTCCGGGTCCAGGGTGCTGA
- the LOC119326679 gene encoding uncharacterized protein LOC119326679, producing MIKGCAAMKMASSAPLCQPHGPCVRRGRMAGPVQSITRAEIDHFWRRKKLEEEELPLDDEKEAARIKAKSLKQEEYMLFEQRINGIIGEKTETAEMMEEGEIARNIEIQIGIKDWWRKSSYAYLNQPAVASIDDNSSWKENTGYIPQKMHFRCSPPAVYQMNVTAFGIF from the exons ATGATCAAAGGGTGCGCGGCAATGAAGATGGCGAGCAGTGCGCCCCTGTGTCAGCCTCATGGTCCTTGTGTTCGTCGGGGAAGGATGGCAGGCCCGGTCCAGAGCATCACCAGGGCAGAGATCGACCATTTCTGGCGCAGAAAGAAGCTGGAGGAAGAGGAACTCCCGCTCGATGACGAGAAGGAGGCAGCAAGGATCAAAGCCAAGAGTCTCAAG CAAGAAGAATACATGCTTTTTGAACAAAGGATAAACGGGATTATAGGCGAGAAAACAGAGAcagccgagatgatggaggagggagAGATCGCCAGGAACATCGAGATACAAATTGGCATCAAGGATTG GTGGAGGAAAAGCAGTTATGCATATCTAAATCAACCAGCAGTAGCATCCATTGATGACAACAGCAGTTGGAAGGAGAACACCGGATATATTCCGCAGAAGATGCATTTTAGGTGCTCCCCGCCAGCAGTTTACCAGATGAACGTGACTGCTTTCGGGATCTTCTAA
- the LOC119323595 gene encoding uncharacterized protein LOC119323595, which yields MAQFMDLRAFILRARVLKFYRQALRMTRRAPAHARDELRQTVRAEIEKNRNCDDKQKIKFLISEGLQRLKGLDEMLDMTGNG from the exons ATGGCTCAATTCATGGATTTGCGGGCTTTCATTTTGCGTGCGCGTGTCCTCAAATTTTATAGGCAGGCACTGCGTATGACTCGCCGAGCCCCTGCACATGCTCGTG ATGAGTTGAGGCAGACAGTACGGGCGGAGATTGAAAAAAATCGCAATTGTGATGATAAGCAAAAGATTAAGTTTTTAATTAGTGAAGGACTACAGAGATTGAAGGGTCTTGATGAGATGCTTGACATGACAGGAAACGGATAA